Proteins found in one Aspergillus chevalieri M1 DNA, chromosome 2, nearly complete sequence genomic segment:
- a CDS encoding GRAM and VASt domain-containing protein (COG:S;~EggNog:ENOG410QDV2;~InterPro:IPR031968,IPR011993,IPR040147,IPR004182;~PFAM:PF02893,PF16016;~TransMembrane:1 (o1091-1110i)) yields the protein MENPPTAKELPPAPLLSEPLNISKISRTRTTPVDLDTMDSSGRSNGRSSIDSTSERPKSQSGEAADTARAGPSGFSKLLRRKKNKKNQKQTDEQSTDNDRDIPGSRDGDYAASLFANDNNPLPENEAGTLLADDSELDRSLQNSSSNNGINTTSSPLIQTTSIDATDTEGVQADVESAVSGPSATASDSNPDADPSKSATQNPSTLEIPESRTGGKRRGTSPGRRFKNAFSSSAQDKKDTEGGRERSSSTSSKRSMTLFGGNGRRGSLSAKRAQTSHGIVAEPPPPLPPIRTDLTEDKPSELSERPRTPPHTALPVPAPHTTVTPPTPSEHRLEFPKLIDSPEVTSSPESITPGEGIVVSPSGNMISHRRVRSASSAHRPSKLSNSISVSPTIEEVKSSSRNPSAAQQAGFFSSMFSAAQNAASTLSSSLNNQPRNPSQLDSTTNASQTNSGAEDAKGDSNNSNGEEKRSLAIETLGSGDLDFSHLEVNVPPGGSVSTPDGIVITKPDLPPEKRKNMAVYQRDEEAAMLEVPPTDEPLELGSTTSLPKDFGGDQPPPSGDILDADLGTRSRRSPSLRGRLIGRHRGSSAATTSSTVGALAGAGAVALAAPGATPSVPRSTGFAVAGKKRNRDFHQLFRSVPEDDYLIEDYSCALQREIILAGRIYVSEGHICFSSNILGWVTTLVISFDEVVAIEKESTAMVFPNAIAIQTLHARHTFRSLLSRESTYDLMVNIWKINHPALKSSINGTRVSHGTGDKTEKAGESDVESDEDNEEDEIYDEDEDGDTVDSFVEAASVNGSEPTNPRKALSRQASGNIPKASANGPDAGDNGNSASGDTDFPGPATHAPTEYTDPNGQYDKVVKDEVIPAPLGKVYSLVFGPASGAFVPKFLVDNQKSGELQFSSEKQGLTNDSRNREYSYIKPLNGSIGPKQTKCISTEYLDFLDLEKAVLVTLTTQTPDVPSGNVFSVKTKYLFTWAAGNQTRFLMTCTIEWTGKSWLKGPIEKGAIDGQSGFGGDLIQAIKGAIAPRARPGTAKPGKGKGKRKKGDAAGQEPAPAIAATDATASKADSWGILEPLQGVLEPVMEIMKPLVSGNVAIAIIGILLFLLFFRTPFRSTVPSSHDIGCPGYTLPQRLAAYEEMWRREESELWSWLEDRVGLEGALFPMVRPSVSPLRQKAQQLRAERELSAKMSDDKMTDREMDAAIRTTRERLDALEDILNKRKAHSIVEEVQSRHEL from the exons ATGGAGAACCCGCCAACGGCCAAAGAGCTTCCTCCAGCTCCCCTCCTCTCCGAACCCTTGAACATCAGCAAAATCAGTCGCACCCGGACCACTCCGGTTGACCTGGATACCATGGACAGTTCTGGACGGAGCAATGGACGTTCGTCGATCGACTCCACCTCCGAAAGGCCCAAGTCGCAGTCCGGGGAGGCGGCTGACACCGCCAGGGCTGGTCCCAGCGGTTTTTCGAAGCTACtccggaggaagaagaacaagaagaatcAAAAGCAAACCGATGAACAGTCGACCGATAATGATAGGGATATCCCGGGTTCGCGTGACGGGGATTATGCTGCTTCTTTGTTCGCGAATGACAATAATCCTCTGCCTGAAAATGAGGCTGGGACACTCTTGGCGGATGATTCTGAATTGGACCG GTCCCTGCAAAACTCTTCCTCGAACAACGGCATTAATACCACGTCATCGCCTTTGATTCAGACAACCTCCATCGATGCTACTGATACCGAGGGCGTACAAGCGGATGTAGAATCCGCCGTGAGTGGTCCCAGTGCTACTGCATCCGATTCCAATCCCGACGCAGATCCGTCGAAATCTGCGACACAAAATCCATCGACTTTGGAAATCCCTGAAAGTCGTACTGGTGGGAAACGGAGGGGCACATCGCCTGGACGGCGATTCAAGAATGCGTTTAGCAGCTCTGCCCAAGACAAGAAGGATACCGAGGGTGGTCGCGAACGTTCATCTTCTACTTCGAGCAAGCGGAGTATGACGCTCTTTGGAGGCAACGGTAGAAGAGGAAGCTTGTCCGCGAAGAGAGCACAAACATCCCATGGTATCGTCGCCGAGCCACCTCCACCACTCCCCCCTATTCGTACGGACCTCACAGAGGACAAGCCTTCCGAACTGTCAGAGCGCCCAAGAACACCGCCTCATACAGCGTTACCGGTGCCAGCGCCGCATACCACCGTGACACCACCTACGCCGTCAGAGCATCGACTTGAGTTCCCCAAACTGATCGATTCTCCGGAAGTTACCAGCTCCCCCGAATCGATTACACCAGGCGAGGGTATTGTCGTGAGTCCGTCAGGGAACATGATTTCCCACCGCCGAGTTCGTTCAGCGTCGTCCGCCCACCGGCCTAGCAAACTATCGAATTCCATTTCCGTGAGCCCCACCATCGAAGAAGTCAAATCCAGCTCGAGGAACCCTTCTGCTGCCCAGCAGGCTGGCTTCTTTTCATCaatgttttctgcagcccaaAACGCTGCCTCCACgctcagcagcagcctgAATAATCAACCCCGTAATCCATCACAGCTGGACAGCACAACAAACGCATCGCAGACCAATAGCGGAGCGGAGGATGCAAAAGGGGACAGCAACAATAGCAacggagaagaaaagagatcaCTGGCAATTGAGACCCTCGGATCTGGCGATTTGGACTTCAGTCACCTGGAAGTAAATGTACCTCCGGGTGGTTCAGTGTCGACCCCGGACGGGATCGTTATCACGAAGCCGGATCTACCACCTGAGAAGCGCAAAAACATGGCTGTCTACCAACGGGATGAGGAGGCAGCAATGCTGGAAG TTCCCCCTACCGATGAACCTCTGGAGCTTGGGTCCACAACTTCTCTCCCCAAAGACTTTGGCGGTGATCAGCCTCCTCCGAGTGGTGATATCCTGGACGCAGATCTTGGCACTAGGTCAAGACGAAGTCCCAGTTTACGGGGCCGTCTGATCGGGCGGCATCGGGGTTCTTCTGCGGCTACAACATCATCCACTGTTGGTGCGCTTgccggtgctggtgctgttgCTTTGGCTGCCCCGGGTGCCACCCCGAGTGTTCCGCGATCGACAGGGTTCGCCGTTGCTGGCAAGAAGCGTAACAGGGACTTTCATCAGCTGTTCAGGAGTGTTCCTGAAGATGATTACTTGATTGAAGATTACAGCTGTGCGTTGCAGCGAGAGATCATTCTCGCTGGTCGTATCTACGTTTCCGAAGGCCATATCTGTTTTTCCAGTAACATCCTGGGATGGGTCACCACCCTCGTGATCAGCTTCGATGAAGTGGTAGCAATAGAAAAAGAGTCTACGGCGATGGTCTTCCCCAATGCTATAGCGATCCAGACACTGCATGCTCGTCATACTTTCCGCAGTCTGCTTAGTCGAGAGTCAACCTATGATCTGATGGTGAACATCTGGAAGATTAACCACCCGGCTTTGAAGAGTTCTATCAATGGGACACGGGTTTCTCATGGCACCGGCGACAAGACCGAGAAGGCCGGAGAAAGCGATGTGGAAAGCGATGAAGAcaacgaggaagacgaaATCTACGATGAGGACGAAGACGGGGACACGGTGGACAGCTTTGTTGAGGCCGCAAGCGTCAATGGAAGCGAACCAACAAATCCAAGAAAGGCCCTGAGCCGTCAAGCCTCTGGTAATATTCCCAAAGCTAGTGCCAACGGACCTGACGCTGGTGATAACGGCAACTCTGCCTCTGGGGATACGGACTTCCCGGGGCCTGCCACACACGCGCCAACCGAATACACTGACCCGAATGGCCAGTATGATAAAGTCGTCAAGGATGAAGTTATCCCCGCTCCTCTGGGCAAGGTCTACTCTCTGGTTTTTGGACCGGCGTCTGGGGCATTCGTTCCAAAATTCCTCGTTGACAACCAGAAGTCAGGAGAGCTCCAGTTCTCGAGCGAGAAGCAAGGCCTTACTAATGACAGTCGGAATCGAGAATATTCCTACATCAAGCCATTGAACGGTTCGATCGGCCCTAAGCAGACCAAATGTATCAGTACCGAGTACTTGGATTTTCTGGATTTGGAGAAAGCGGTACTCGTCACCTTGACCACTCAGACCCCTGATGTACCCAGTGGAAACGTGTTCAGCGTGAAGACGAAATACCTGTTCACGTGGGCGGCGGGCAACCAAACGCGCTTCCTCATGACTTGTACCATTGAGTGGACGGGGAAAAGTTGGCTGAAGGGCCCGATCGAAAAGGGTGCTATCGATGGTCAAAGCGGGTTTGGAGGCGATTTGATCCAGGCTATCAAAGGTGCGATTGCTCCTCGTGCTCGCCCAGGCACGGCCAAACCTGGCAAAGGTAAGGGCAAACGCAAGAAGGGAGATGCCGCTGGTCAAGAACCGGCGCCTGCCATCGCGGCGACTGATGCTACCGCGAGCAAAGCCGATTCCTGGGGAATATTGGAACCCCTTCAAGGAGTACTCGAGCCTGTTATGGAAATCATGAAGCCCTTGGTGAGTGGCAATGTTGCCATTGCGATTATTGgcattcttcttttcctcctaTTTTTCCGAACACCCTTCCGGTCGACGGTGCCGTCGTCGCATGACATAGGGTGTCCGGGGTACACCCTTCCTCAGCGTCTTGCCGCTTATGAGGAGATGTGGCGGAGAGAAGAAAGTGAACTTTGGAGTTGGTTGGAGGACAGAGTTGGTCTTGAAGGGGCCCTATTCCCAATGGTCAGACCATCTGTGTCACCATTACGCCAGAAGGCTCAGCAGCTGCGAGCTGAACGAGAACTGTCGGCAAAGATGAGCGATGACAAGATGACTGATCGGGAGATGGATGCTGCCATACGGACCACGCGCGAGAGACTCGATGCTCTCGAAGACATTTTAAACAAGCGCAAAGCGCACTCgattgttgaagaagtgcaATCACGCCATGAGCTGTAG
- a CDS encoding DUF2985 domain-containing protein (COG:S;~EggNog:ENOG410PI25;~InterPro:IPR021369;~PFAM:PF11204;~TransMembrane:5 (o386-412i419-436o448-464i542-567o573-597i)), protein MDRIEPVGGPDDRPNGAPFPAFDNNSLTPTAHTPRPRALSRSRRPSIRLSRLSSVSSLGSSGDDPNQNPQNSNRRTAADDSATAFLTRNRSPGPGREHTQIEEEDESWQGSRRRSSSEPRPGRWSSPSPVALSRIATPMLPLAEVRTNQSRGPRSPSERQDNNLESNPENPQNDNHEDSEKLAVRPPPVVRPRADSRLRRTSQAALNRFSRNRASTVNGPVPKVIDWNHYRDEDYDRSHEYDPDIVNVLDVIDPEVSALSTLTNVQNSLFVPDLFGFVNREPTYTLSPPHHEAVTEEEGTTTDDAGDNLQELRPDMKNLRHLSSISSVLDAGETRFAVLPDETNLDGWTKEDIEELNDHVRHMLHSRRNKFKRAMKGFGQYVSKPLGFLVTLYATLITLFGLAWVLFLIGWINVGGKQLYVINIIDNILVALFAIMGDGLVPFRAIDTYHMIFIARYTFLTWKIRKQRALPSLKNKNDLPVRREIDIDVEWGDTPKDEAYEFSVLDRIQQARLIHHQKKFAKSHTFYKPHETVTHYAFPLRLLIAIVVVLDCHSMLQIALGTCTWSIDYHVRPFALTTVILCCSIACNISGGVMIMIGDRMTRKKDVVERMFRQKLTSEAMKIMQKRRRKEEKRNASLSHTSSGPSNSVLAPQVSPYEGT, encoded by the exons ATGGATCGCATTGAGCCGGTCGGTGGTCCAGACGACCGTCCTAACGGTGCTCCGTTTCCGGCGTTCGATAACAACTCCCTAACGCCCACCGCGCATACCCCCAGACCTCGAGCTCTGTCGCGATCCCGTCGCCCAAGTATTCGTCTTTCGCGCCTTTCCTCCGTTTCCTCATTGGGTAGCAGTGGCGACGACCCGAACCAGAACCCCCAGAACTCGAACCGCCGAACGGCCGCCGATGATAGCGCCACGGCGTTTCTGACCAGGAACAGGAGTCCCGGGCCTGGGAGAGAACATACACAgatcgaagaggaggatgagtcGTGGCAAGGGAGTCGTCGTCGCAGTAGCTCTGAGCCGCGTCCGGGGCGATGGTCGTCGCCGTCGCCGGTTGCGTTGTCGCGCATCGCAACGCCCATGCTGCCGTTGGCTGAGGTGAGGACTAATCAGAGTCGTGGTCCTCGTTCGCCTTCAGAGAGACAGGATAACAATCTTGAGAGCAACCCTGAGAACCCTCAGAATGATAATCATGAGGATTCTGAGAAGTTGGCCGTTAGGCCTCCCCCGGTCGTGCGACCAAGGGCCGACAGTCGCTTGCGGCGAACCAGTCAGGCGGCTTTGAACCGGTTCTCTCGGAATCGCGCTTCAACTGTGAACGGACCCGTCCCTAAAGTAATTGATTGGAATCACTACCGGGATGAGGATTATGATCGTTCACATGAATATGATCCGGATATTGTAAACGTTTTGGACGTTATTG ATCCCGAAGTGTCCGCTCTATCAACCCTGACCAACGTCCAAAACTCCCTCTTCGTCCCCGACCTGTTTGGCTTTGTCAACCGCGAGCCCACCTACACCCTCTCCCCTCCTCACCATGAGGCCGTCacagaggaagaaggcaCCACAACTGACGATGCTGGTGACAACCTCCAAGAGCTGCGTCCAGACATGAAGAACCTACGGCATCTGTCTAGTATATCCTCTGTTTTGGACGCAGGAGAAACGCGCTTTGCCGTCTTGCCCGACGAGACCAATCTCGACGGCTGGACCAAGGAAGATATAGAGGAATTGAACGATCATGTCCGACACATGCTGCATTCTCGTCGTAACAAGTTCAAGCGTGCGATGAAGGGATTCGGACAATACGTTTCTAAAC CCTTGGGATTTCTGGTTACACTCTATGCAACCCTGATCACTCTCTTCGGTCTAGCCTGGGTTCTCTTCCTTATCG GCTGGATCAACGTCGGCGGTAAACAACTCTACGTAATTAACATCATTGACAACATCCTCGTCGCCCTCTTCGCCATCATGGGCGACGGCCTCGTCCCCTTCCGCGCCATAGACACCTACCACATGATCTTCATCGCGCGCTACACCTTCCTCACCTGGAAAATCCGCAAACAGCGCgccctcccctccctcaAAAACAAAAACGACCTCCCCGTCCGCCGCGAAATCGACATTGACGTCGAATGGGGCGACACCCCAAAGGACGAAGCCTACGAGTTCTCCGTCCTAGACCGCATCCAACAAGCTCGcctcatccaccaccagaAGAAATTCGCCAAATCACACACCTTCTACAAGCCACACGAGACAGTCACCCACTACGCCTTTCCCCTCCGTCTGCTCATCGCCATCGTCGTCGTGCTCGACTGCCACTCCATGCTGCAGATCGCCCTGGGTACTTGCACCTGGAGTATAGACTACCACGTGCGCCCCTTCGCATTGACAACAGTTATCCTCTGCTGCTCCATCGCATGCAACATCTCCGGCGGCGTAATGATCATGATCGGCGATAGGATGACCCGCAAAAAGGACGTCGTGGAACGTATGTTCCGCCAGAAACTTACCTCCGAGGCCATGAAGATCATGCAGAAGCGCAGGCgcaaggaagagaagaggaatgCATCGCTCAGTCATACGTCTTCGGGGCCATCGAATTCGGTCCTCGCGCCGCAGGTTTCGCCGTATGAGGGGACCTAG
- a CDS encoding RNA-binding protein (COG:S;~EggNog:ENOG410QDT7;~InterPro:IPR000504,IPR012677,IPR035979;~PFAM:PF00076;~go_function: GO:0003676 - nucleic acid binding [Evidence IEA]), whose protein sequence is MSTAVENVADKVASNTTNEAPNGTAPAQEQQPQPTDAAAASADEGRRLYIGNLAYATTEGELKEFFKNYKIESTSIPVNPRTNRPVGYAFVDLATAHEASAAIQELSGQEILQRKVSVQLARKPEPAEAKEGAASGGEGEGRKRTGGRGRGRGRGRGRGGRVGRGGRSDQAQKTEAPTNVPAQADPLTDNQANNAATTEQGKPRGRVQQKQRGPPEDGIPSKTKVMVANLPYDLTEDKLKELFSAYQPVSAKIALRPIPRFMIKKLQARNERRKGRGFGFVTLSSEEQQEKAVKEMNGKEIEGREIAVKVAIDSPGKEDDAPEAEKSEEVVPAAGQENAPAAA, encoded by the exons ATGTCTACTGCCGTCGAGAACGTCGCCGACAAAGTCGcctccaacaccaccaacgaGGCCCCCAACGGCACTGCTCCTGCCCAGGAACAGCAGCCGCAGCCCACCgacgctgctgctgccagtGCCGATGAGGGACGTCGGCTGTACATTGGGAACCTCGCATATGCGACCACTGAGGGGGAGCTCAAGGAGTTCTTCAAGAACTACAAGAT TGAAAGCACCTCCATCCCCGTGAACCCCCGCACCAACCGCCCCGTTGGCTACGCCTTCGTGGACCTCGCCACCGCACACGAGGCCAGCGCTGCCATCCAAGAGCTCTCTGGCCAGGAGATTCTCCAGCGTAAGGTTTCGGTCCAGTTGGCCCGCAAGCCTGAGCCTGCAGAGGCCAAGGAGGGTGCTGCAAGTGGCGGTGAGGGCGAAGGCCGCAAGAGGACCGGCGGTCGGGGCCGTGGCCGTGGCCGTGGCCGCGGTCGTGGAGGTCGCGTCGGACGTGGTGGCCGCTCT GACCAGGCCCAAAAGACTGAGGCCCCCACCAACGTCCCTGCCCAGGCTGATCCTTTGACCGACAACCAGGCCAACAACGCTGCTACCACCGAGCAGGGCAAGCCTCGTGGCCGTGTCCAGCAGAAGCAGCGTGGTCCTCCTGAGGATGGTATTCCGTCCAAGACCAAGGTCATGGTGGCTAACCTGCCGTATGATCTGACCGAGGACAAG CTCAAGGAGCTCTTCAGCGCCTACCAGCCGGTCTCCGCCAAGATCGCCTTGCGTCCCATTCCTCGTTTCATGATCAAGAAGCTCCAGGCTCGCAACGAGCGCCGTAAGGGCCGTGGTTTCGGTTTCGTCACTCTCAGCTCGGAGGAGCAACAGGAGAAGGCCGTCAAGGAGATGAACGGCAAGGAGATTGAGGGTCGGGAGATCGCTGTCAAGGTTGCCATCGACAGCCCCGGCAAGGAGGATGACGCCCCCGAGGCTGAGAAGTCTGAGGAGGTCGTCCCTGCTGCGGGTCAGGAGAACGCCCCGGCTGCTGCTTAA
- the GCS1_2 gene encoding GTPase-activating protein GCS1 (COG:T;~EggNog:ENOG410PG8M;~InterPro:IPR001164,IPR037278,IPR038508;~PFAM:PF01412;~go_function: GO:0005096 - GTPase activator activity [Evidence IEA]) yields MSRMWEVDPETRAKLLQISKTNGNDRCCDCNAPSPQWASPKFGIFICLNCAGTHRGLGVHISFVRSITMDAFKTGEIHRMEQGGNEPWKSFFDNHAITQSEGRTFEDSTIKERYEGEVGEEWKERLAAKVEGREYVPGQREVKKKETPAASQGPSSISNTGPRGSSPALSEGGGVGGGKKERNEAYFAKLGTANATRSESLPPSQGGKFTGFGGGLPPSSPAGSRSSFMGGAGGAPALDDFQKDPMGTLTKGFGWFTSAVGKSAKTVHDSYIQPTAKQLAESDFAAQARLQAVHLGQNIQVGARGAADQFNRFVEGQDEHTASLARRRGEPERKDFWDDFAALGAEGQGQHRRSASRPNAIGTAAMKPGATGAGTGTGATGSTGAAGSGSGSGATGTAKGQGQQHEEGWDEDW; encoded by the exons ATGTCTCGAATGTGGGAGGTCGACCCGGAGACAAGAGCCAAG CTCCTCCAAATCTCCAAGACCAACGGAAATGACAGATGTTGCGATTGCAACGCACCATCGCCCCAATGG GCCTCCCCCAAATTCGGAATCTTCATCTGCCTAAACTGCGCCGGCACCCACCGCGGCCTGGGCGTACACATCTCTTTCGTCCGCTCAATCACCATGGACGCCTTTAAGACGGGCGAAATCCACCGCATGGAACAAGGCGGTAACGAACCTTGGAAGTCGTTCTTCGATAACCACGCGATTACACAGTCTGAGGGACGGACCTTTGAGGATTCTACGATTAAGGAAAGATATGAAGGAGAAGTCGGGGAGGAGTGGAAGGAGAGGCTGGCGGCGAAGGTGGAGGGGAGGGAGTATGTTCCTGGGCAGCGGGAGGTTAAGAAGAAGGAAACACCAGCGGCGAGTCAGGGACCAAGTTCGATATCCAACACCGGGCCGAGAGGATCCTCGCCTGCTCTTAGTGAGGGCGGGGGAGtaggaggaggaaagaaagagcgCAACGAGGCGTATTTCGCAAAACTGGGGACCGCAAACGCCACGCGTTCTGAATCCCTGCCCCCATCGCAAGGTGGGAAGTTTACTGGGTTTGGAGGCGGATTGCCGCCAAGTTCGCCGGCGGGATCGAGGAGTTCGTTTATGGGCGGTGCTGGCGGGGCGCCTGCATTGGATGACTTTCAGAAGGATCCCATGGGCACGTTGACGAAGGGGTTTGGGTGGTTTACATCGGCTGTGGGGAAGAGTGCGAAGACGGTGCATGATTCGTATATCCAGCCTACGGCGAAGCAG CTCGCCGAATCCGACTTCGCGGCCCAAGCCCGCCTGCAAGCCGTGCACCTCGGCCAGAACATCCAAGTCGGCGCGCGCGGCGCCGCAGACCAATTCAACCGCTTTGTCGAGGGCCAGGACGAACATACCGCGTCTTTAGCTAGACGCCGCGGGGAACCTGAGCGGAAGGACTTTTGGGATGATTTTGCGGCGTTGGGGGCGGAGGGGCAGGGGCAGCATCGGAGGAGTGCGAGTCGGCCTAATGCTATTGGAACGGCAGCTATGAAGCCGGGGGCTACGGGGGCGGGGACTGGAACTGGGGCGACGGGTAGTACTGGTGCTGCTGGTAGTGGGAGTGGGAGTGGTGCTACTGGGACTGCAAAGGGGCAGGGGCAGCAGCATGAGGAGGGGTGGGATGAGGATTGGTAG
- a CDS encoding uncharacterized protein (CAZy:GH2;~COG:G;~EggNog:ENOG410PKJX;~InterPro:IPR006103,IPR006102,IPR006101,IPR006104, IPR036156,IPR008979,IPR017853,IPR013783,IPR023230, IPR023232;~PFAM:PF00703,PF02836,PF02837;~SECRETED:SignalP(1-18);~go_function: GO:0004553 - hydrolase activity, hydrolyzing O-glycosyl compounds [Evidence IEA];~go_process: GO:0005975 - carbohydrate metabolic process [Evidence IEA]), with the protein MKLLSALSLLSLIPHALSVPTGNSHHLRSSVQDGQPHLLNLKPQRTTSRDLVSLDGLWNFALASDDNSTAQPWTGPLPKGLECPVPASYNDIFVSHEIHDHVGWVYYQRSVIVPRGWSGEQYLVRAEAATHHGRIYVNDCLVAEHVGGYTPFEADITDLVAAGEEFRLTIAVNNELTYQTIPPGKVQVLENTGRKVQDYQHDFFNYAGLARSVWLYSVPKQHIQDITVVTDVDGETGLINYAIKVSGNATTGSNIKISVLDEEGKRISEASGPKGTVRIDSVKLWQPGAAYLYQFRADLVDSSGKVLDTYSVATGVRTIKVSGAQFLINDKPFYFTGFGKHEDTAVRGKGHDQAYMIHDFQLLNWIGANSFRTSHYPYAEEVMDFADRHGIVVIDETPAVGLAFSLDAGLDGGDAPATFTPDGINNKTREAHAQAIRELIARDKNHASVVMWSIANEPASNEDGAREYFEPLAKLTRSLDSTRPITYANLGSATYKVDTISDLFDVLCLNRYFGWYSETGQIDEAEAELEKELYGWQEKFPEKPIVMTEYGADTIAGLHSVLDVPWSEEFQVTMLDMYHRVFDKMESVVGEHVWNFADFQTALGITRVDGNKKGVFTRDRKPKTAAHRLRERWTKMFA; encoded by the coding sequence ATGAAGCTCCTAAGCGCATTATCGCTTCTATCTCTCATCCCCCATGCGTTGTCCGTTCCCACGGGCAACAGCCATCACCTACGCAGCTCAGTTCAAGATGGCCAGCCACACCTGTTGAACCTCAAGCCACAACGAACCACTTCCCGAGACCTCGTCTCTCTCGACGGCTTATGGAATTTCGCCCTCGCGTCCGATGACAATTCCACTGCTCAGCCCTGGACCGGACCACTGCCCAAGGGCCTCGAATGCCCCGTCCCAGCCTCTTACAACGACATCTTCGTCTCCCACGAGATCCACGACCACGTTGGCTGGGTGTACTACCAGCGCTCGGTGATCGTGCCGCGAGGCTGGTCTGGTGAGCAGTATCTAGTCCGCGCTGAAGCTGCCACGCATCATGGTCGTATCTACGTTAATGATTGTCTGGTTGCGGAGCATGTGGGCGGGTATACGCCGTTTGAGGCGGATATTACGGATCTTGTGGCTGCAGGAGAGGAGTTTCGGTTGACGATTGCGGTGAATAATGAGTTAACTTACCAGACGATTCCCCCGGGCAAGGTTCAGGTGTTGGAGAATACCGGGAGGAAGGTGCAGGATTATCAGCATGATTTCTTTAACTATGCTGGTCTTGCGCGGTCTGTTTGGCTTTACTCTGTTCCGAAGCAGCACATCCAGGATATCACCGTTGTCACTGACGTTGATGGTGAAACCGGCCTCATCAACTATGCCATTAAGGTGTCCGGCAACGCGACAACTGGGAGCAACATCAAAATCTCCGTCCttgacgaagaaggaaagagaatcTCTGAGGCCTCCGGGCCCAAGGGCACCGTCCGCATCGACTCCGTCAAGCTCTGGCAACCCGGCGCCGCCtacctctaccaattccgcGCTGACCTCGTGGACTCCTCCGGCAAAGTCCTCGACACCTACAGCGTTGCCACAGGCGTCCGCACCATCAAAGTCAGCGGGGCCCAGTTCCTCATAAACGACAAGCCCTTCTACTTCACCGGTTTCGGAAAGCACGAAGACACCGCTGTCCGCGGCAAGGGCCACGACCAAGCATATATGATCCACGACTTCCAGCTCCTGAATTGGATAGGAGCCAACTCGTTCCGCACTTCGCACTACCCCTACGCCGAGGAGGTCATGGATTTCGCAGATAGGCACGGTATCGTTGTCATCGACGAGACACCCGCCGTTGGTCTGGCATTTTCCCTCGACGCTGGTCTTGATGGTGGTGACGCCCCTGCGACATTTACACCCGATGGAATCAACAACAAGACCCGTGAGGCGCACGCACAGGCCATCCGCGAGCTCATCGCGAGAGATAAGAACCACGCCAGCGTCGTCATGTGGTCAATTGCCAACGAACCCGCCTCCAACGAAGACGGGGCCCGCGAGTATTTCGAGCCCCTCGCCAAGCTAACCCGCTCGCTCGACTCAACCCGTCCCATCACCTACGCCAACCTCGGCTCAGCCACATACAAAGTAGACACCATCTCCGACTTATTCGATGTCCTTTGTCTCAATCGATATTTCGGTTGGTACTCGGAGACCGGTCAGATCGACGAGGCAGAAGCTGAGCTTGAGAAGGAGCTCTACGGCTGGCAAGAGAAGTTCCCTGAGAAGCCCATCGTCATGACTGAGTACGGTGCGGATACTATTGCAGGCCTGCACTCTGTTCTCGATGTTCCCTGGAGCGAGGAGTTCCAGGTGACGATGCTCGATATGTATCATCGGGTGTTTGACAAGATGGAGTCAGTTGTGGGTGAGCATGTCTGGAATTTTGCGGATTTCCAGACTGCACTGGGGATCACGCGGGTTGATGGGAATAAGAAGGGTGTGTTTACCAGGGATCGGAAGCCAAAGACGGCGGCTCATAGGTTGAGAGAGAGGTGGACCAAGATGTTTGCCTAG